In Apium graveolens cultivar Ventura chromosome 10, ASM990537v1, whole genome shotgun sequence, the following are encoded in one genomic region:
- the LOC141691328 gene encoding non-classical arabinogalactan protein 30-like produces MAINIKLPFLLLSTLALFPSTSAETPVKTDTSNSKSSNKNIHVVVEGMVYCQSCNQMGSWKVSHDNPINEAIVSVYCRGDDNGGVNFYKTFNTSKEGYFYAELKGFKVSKNSLDVPINSCYVRVVSSPNVYCNYPTNVGYGFSGLGSPLKYQDKTISYEDRYQAVIYSAGPLAFRPVDCSPYTKKP; encoded by the coding sequence ATGGCAATCAACATTAAGCTTCCATTTCTCCTCCTCTCTACATTGGCCTTGTTCCCATCTACATCAGCCGAAACTCCTGTCAAAACCGACACTTCAAACTCAAAGTCCTCCAACAAAAACATCCATGTTGTAGTAGAAGGCATGGTCTATTGCCAAAGTTGTAACCAAATGGGATCATGGAAAGTGTCACATGACAACCCGATAAACGAGGCTATCGTTAGTGTCTACTGCAGAGGCGACGACAATGGAGGTGTCAATTTTTACAAAACGTTCAATACAAGTAAAGAAGGGTATTTTTATGCAGAATTGAAAGGATTCAAGGTTAGCAAAAACAGTCTAGACGTGCCAATCAATTCGTGTTACGTTAGAGTTGTGTCGTCGCCTAATGTTTATTGTAACTATCCAACAAATGTTGGTTATGGATTCAGTGGTCTTGGAAGCCCTCTTAAGTACCAAGACAAGACAATTTCCTACGAAGATCGTTACCAGGCTGTGATTTATTCTGCTGGTCCTCTGGCTTTTCGTCCAGTTGATTGTTCTCCATATACTAAAAAACCCTGA
- the LOC141690112 gene encoding inactive receptor-like serine/threonine-protein kinase At2g40270, translating to MIEFWRFNQHGLTIFMLLICLFGQKIGFCCSLNDQGVASLKEGNVDPCSWNGAESLNKNVAILNSAKTGNIIHRRLLDIDAADPPHRRYRLRRQIVSLLSSSSSSRPQTLSPSPSPSPSPSPSPVPSPSASPSPSVAQNPKVPSSTRPPPSSSSPFPEQSSRSSGSKNHLTVTLSAALGGTALLLLLASGIYFCRSNKVSAVRPWATGLSGQLQKAFVTGVPSLKRAELEAACEDFSNVIDTSSRGTVYKGTLSTGIEIAVTSLAVESAKEWPENLEAQFRKKIYQLSRVNHKNFVNLIGYCEEDKPFTRMVVFEYAPNGTLFEHIHIREAEHLDWGMRMRIAMGIAYCLEHLHQLKPPIPHKNLISSAVKLTEDYAAKLSDFGLWNEIASKDMQASPESNVYSFGVILFELVTGRLPYMVESFALEDWASDYLKGDQPLREMVDQILTSFDAEQLEQIGELIKSCCHYNPKQRPAMKNVTARLREITRIRPEEAVPRLSPLWWAELEIISSEGL from the exons ATGATTGAGTTTTGGAGATTTAATCAGCATGGTTTGACCATTTTCATGCTGTTGATTTGCTTGTTTGGTCAAAAGATTGGATTTTGTTGCTCTCTCAACGATCAAG GTGTGGCTTCCTTGAAGGAGGGTAATGTTGATCCGTGTTCATGGAATGGAGCGGAGTCTCTAAATAAAAATGTTGCAATATT GAACAGTGCCAAAACTGGGAACATTATTCATCGGAGACTACTAGATATAGATGCTGCTGATCCACCACACCGTCGATATAGATTGCGGAGACAAATAGTGTCATTGttgtcatcatcatcatcatctcgGCCACAAACTTTGTCTCCTTCGCCTTCTCCGTCACCTTCACCTTCACCTTCTCCAGTGCCATCACCTTCAGCTTCTCCTTCACCCTCTGTTGCACAAAATCCAAAAGTACCAAGTTCCACTCGTCCTCCACCTTCATCTTCATCCCCTTTCCCCGAGCAATCAAGCAGAAGTTCCGGCTCTAAAAATCATCTAACCGTAACCCTATCTGCAGCTTTGGGCGGTACTGCATTGTTATTACTTCTTGCTAGTGGCATATACTTCTGTCGAAGTAATAAAGTATCTGCTGTAAGACCTTGGGCCACAGGATTAAGTGGGCAGTTGCAAAAAGCGTTTGTAACTG GTGTGCCAAGCCTTAAACGTGCAGAGCTTGAGGCAGCTTGTGAAGATTTTAGCAATGTTATTGATACATCATCAAGGGGAACAGTCTATAAAGGAACTTTGTCTACTGGCATTGAAATAGCTGTGACGTCTCTTGCAGTAGAATCTGCTAAAGAGTGGCCAGAAAATCTGGAAGCCCAGTTCAGGAAGAAG ATTTATCAGCTGTCCAGAGTAAATCACAAGAATTTCGTCAATCTTATTGGTTATTGTGAGGAAGACAAGCCCTTCACTAGAATGGTGGTTTTCGAGTATGCACCTAATGGAACACTATTTGAGCATATACACA TAAGAGAAGCAGAGCACCTGGACTGGGGGATGAGAATGCGGATAGCCATGGGTATAGCGTACTGCCTTGAGCATCTGCACCAACTAAAGCCACCCATACCCCACAAAAACCTTATTTCTTCAGCTGTAAAACTAACCGAAGACTATGCAGCCAAGCTTTCAGATTTTGGCTTGTGGAATGAAATTGCTTCAAAAGATATGCAAGCAAGTCCAGAATCCAACGTATACAGTTTTGGTGTAATATTGTTTGAATTGGTAACGGGTAGGCTTCCTTACATGGTAGAGAGTTTTGCTCTCGAGGACTGGGCATCAGACTATCTAAAAGGTGATCAACCTCTTAGAGAAATGGTGGATCAAATTTTGACGTCTTTTGATGCTGAACAGCTCGAACAAATTGGTGAACTTATAAAATCTTGCTGCCATTACAACCCGAAACAAAGGCCCGCAATGAAAAATGTCACTGCTAGGCTTAGAGAGATAACAAGGATTAGACCTGAGGAAGCTGTCCCAAGACTTTCACCTCTTTGGTGGGCAGAACTCGAAATCATTTCCTCCGAGGGATTGTAG
- the LOC141693026 gene encoding sister chromatid cohesion 1 protein 1 yields the protein MFYSRQLLARKAPLGQIWLAATLHAKIDKKKLHKLDIIHICEQILNPAVPMGLRLSGILMGGVVIVYGRKVNLLLDDVNRLLVEINTAWKVKDVPDRTLLPKGKSQAKFEAVTLPDNQGTEEVEEIERSRHFSESATVMGFQQTSYVSMHLDNVDTAFTSTDVREDDQAQYYHQVDFDKITLFEGFDYCQADTDLHNRFERFDIEEDVDTQMNFAPDDHTQIPTNIIPSPPRKEEPRKSDELQEKRHDDHVEQPCKEAKKVTQMDEVIQKQEPPRKRARRTIFPVMDYEQTIIPAPIYQSWLQNAPDTVSKRGRKRKSLDSMPTMKIKDLMDIPPVVIACRLFDKGYKQIYYPAPLLEQWLRSTQPPHDSPSGTTAPQPPAASSSSHSERLHHQDLVGFPPDGDHAGVSSQLPESIEKQMKARDNNEMPAEILMDELRNNLKNFGIGATKTSGVSAAKGNMISPSNSGGDEFGSIPSSGSGHAFLIHSTEVNTGWSNKKRSYSLTRNLETVAEETAWQNIDPNYKLASPPGNGLTLDNELVVETGPTQTQKYPAADQPSDQITNAIQEHLKIHFDTPGCPKIVSVDQLVSGMNRKKAACFFHSICVLVTHECIGVQQKVPYGDILISRGAKI from the exons ATGTTCTACTCGCGTCAGCTGCTTGCTCGCAAAGCTCCGCTCGGTCAAATATG GTTGGCTGCAACTTTGCACGCGAAAATTGATAAGAAGAAGCTACACAAACTCGATATCATCCATATATG TGAACAGATTTTGAATCCTGCAGTTCCAATGGGTTTGAGACTTTCTGGAATCCTCATGG GTGGAGTTGTGATTGTATACGGACGAAAAGTGAATCTCCTCTTAG ATGATGTAAATCGTCTGCTG GTGGAAATAAATACAGCATGGAAAGTAAAAGATGTGCCTGATCGGACTCTGCTTCCCAAGGGAAAATCTCAGGCCAA GTTTGAAGCTGTTACTCTGCCAGATAATCAAGGAACGGAGGAGGTAGAGGAGATTGAGCGGTCTCGTCATTTTTCTGAATCTGCCACGGTGATGGGCTTCCAACAAACTTCATATGTATCCATG CATCTAGACAATGTGGACACTGCCTTTACCAGCACTGATGTCAGGGAAGATGATCAAGCCCAATACTACCATCAAG TTGATTTTGATAAAATCACGCTGTTTGAAGGTTTTGACTATTGTCAAGCTGATACTGACCTCCACAATCGATTTGAAAG GTTTGACATAGAAGAGGATGTCGATACACAAATGAATTTTGCTCCAGATGACCATACACAAATTCCAACCAACATTATCCCTTCCCCGCCTCGTAAAGAGGAGCCTAGAAAAT CGGATGAACTTCAGGAGAAACGTCATGATGATCATGTTGAACAACCTTGTAAAGAAGCCAAAAAAGTTACACAG ATGGATGAGGTTATACAGAAGCAAGAGCCACCACGAAAGAGAGCAAGAAGAACAATATTTCCTGTCATGGACTATGAACAAACTATTATTCCAGCGCCTATATACCAGTCTTGGCTTCAAAATGCACCGGATACGGTCTCAAAGAGAGGAAGGAAAAGAAAG AGTCTGGATTCAATGCCTACTATGAAAATAAAGGACCTCATGGACATACCTCCTGTAGTAATAGCTTGTCGGCTGTTTGACAAAGGATATAAACAAATTTATTACCCAGCACCACTATTGGAACAATGGTTGAGAAGCACCCAACCGCCACATGATTCTCCTTCTG GAACTACTGCACCTCAACCACCTGCAGCTTCTTCATCTTCCCATTCAGAAAGATTGCACCATCAGGATCTAGTGGGATTT CCTCCTGATGGTGATCACGCTGGAGTTAGCTCCCAGCTGCCTGAGTCCATCGAGAAGCAAATGAAAGCTCGTGACAATAATGAGATGCCAGCTGAAATATTAATGGACGAGCTCAGAAATAATCTTAAAAATTTTGGAATTGGAGCAACCAAGACCAGTGGAGTGTCTGCAGCCAAGGGTAACATGATTTCACCCAGTAATTCTG GTGGAGACGAATTTGGATCCATCCCCAGCTCGGGATCAGGACATGCCTTTCTGATACATAGCACCGAAGTCAATACAGGATG GTCCAACAAGAAAAGATCATACTCGTTAACTAGAAATCTTGAGACTGTTGCAGAGGAGACTGCCTGGCAGAATATTGATCCAAATTATAAGTTAGCTAGCCCACCAGGGAATGGTTTGACACTTGATAATG AACTTGTGGTCGAAACAGGACCTACTCAGACCCAAAAATATCCTGCGGCTGATCAACCCTCGGATCAAATTACTAATGCTATCCAAGA GCACCTGAAGATACACTTTGACACGCCAGGATGCCCAAAAATAGTATCAGTGGACCAGCTAGTCTCTGGAATGAATAGAAAAAAGGCAGCATGTTTCTTCCATTCAATATGTG TTCTTGTTACTCATGAGTGCATTGGAGTTCAACAGAAGGTGCCTTATGGAGACATTCTCATTTCTCGAGGAGCAAAGATTTGA